In Trichoderma atroviride chromosome 2, complete sequence, one DNA window encodes the following:
- a CDS encoding uncharacterized protein (EggNog:ENOG41), with amino-acid sequence MATMDNLFAIMDELSPSPCQLMTTAKQNRIMVWRDEVASASASDPPASNYSAPSLVTTTTASTTSLTPSELATMSKSSRLWHKVKAQFTGKARRRSSVANADVPDFMMPPRKGDVTRTAMYQNLRSGDAKNAEEEVTPGQDSSNGRGRGLFSKQRRMIRASKLLVNTIS; translated from the coding sequence ATGGCAACAATGGACAACCTATTCGCGATAATGGACGAGTTATCGCCCTCTCCGTGCCAACTCATGACTACCGCCAAGCAGAATCGCATCATGGTCTGGCGCGACGAGGTCGCATCCGCATCGGCCTCAGATCCCCCCGCCAGCAACTATTCCGCCCCTTCACTCGTCACAACAACCACTGCGTCGACGACATCCCTAACGCCCTCCGAACTGGCCACAATGTCCAAGAGCTCACGGCTCTGGCACAAGGTCAAGGCGCAATTCACTGGCAAagcccgccgccgcagcagcgtcgcCAATGCTGACGTTCCCGACTTCATGATGCCTCCGCGGAAAGGCGATGTAACACGAACGGCCATGTATCAGAATTTACGGTCGGGAGATGCCAAAAATGCCGAAGAGGAGGTTACGCCTGGCCAAgacagcagcaatggccgTGGACGGGGTCTTTTCTCAAAACAAAGAAGGATGATACGGGCATCGAAGCTATTGGTGAATACCATTAGCTGA
- a CDS encoding uncharacterized protein (TransMembrane:1 (i47-65o)~CAZy:AA2), producing MASSARQFARVATRTTTRSFAAAPRQAFRQQGRRFYSSEPEKKSNPVVYLGLAAATAGLGIWFFTSGASASSSSFVPTQAHYQQVYNDIASRLEVEDYDDGSYGPVLVRLAWHCSGTYDKETKTGGSNGATMRFAPESGHGANAGLIAARDFLEPIKAKYPWITYSDLWILGGVCAVQEMLGPNVPYRPGRRDNDAAACTPDGRLPDASQGPKHLRDIFYRMGFDDREIVALSGGHAIGRCHSTRSGYEGPWTFSPTVVTNDFYRLLLEEKWPQKKWDGPKQYEDKTTKTLMMLPTDIALVQDKAFKPWVEKYAADNDLFFKDFSGVLVKLFELGVPFAEGSENNRWTFKSTNA from the exons ATGGCCTCCTCTGCCCGTCAGTTTGCCCGCGTGGCAACCCGCACCACTACCCGATCcttcgctgctgctcctcgaCAGGCTTTCCGCCAGCAGGGCCGCCGCTTCTACTCCTCTGAGCCGGAGAAGAAGTCCAACCCTGTTGTCTACCTCGGtctcgctgccgccaccgCTGGTCTGGGTATCTGGTTCTTCACCTCTggtgcctctgcctcttccagcagcttcgTTCCCACCCAAGCCCACTACCAGCAGGTCTACAACGACATTGCCAGCCGCCTGGAGGTCGAGGACTATGATGACGGCAGCTATGGCCCCGTGCTGGTGCGTCTCGCATGGCACTGCAGCGGCACCTATGACAAGGAGACCAAGACCGGTGGTAGCAACGGTGCCACTATGCGATTTGCTCCCGAAAGCGGACACGGTGCCAACGCCGGTCTGATTGCTGCTCGTGACTTCCTCGAGCCTATCAAGG ccaagTACCCCTGGATCACCTATTCCGATCTCTGGATCCTTGGCGGTGTCTGCGCCGTCCAGGAGATGCTGGGACCCAACGTCCCTTACCGACCCGGCCGTCGCGATAACGACGCTGCTGCCTGCACTCCCGATGGCCGTCTGCCCGACGCCAGCCAGGGCCCCAAGCACCTGCGTGACATCTTCTACCGCATGGGCTTCGACGACCGAGAGATTGTCGCCCTCAGCGGTGGCCACGCCATCGGCCGATGCCACTCCACCCGATCTGGCTACGAGGGTCCTTGGACCTTCTCCCCTACCGTTGTGACCAACGACTTCTACCGCCTCCTTCTTGAGGAGAAGTGGCCCCAGAAGAAGTGGGACGGCCCCAAGCAGTACGAGGACAAGACCACCAAGACCCTCATGATGCTTCCCACCGATATTGCCCTGGTCCAGGACAAGGCTTTCAAGCCTTGGGTTGAAAAGTACGCAGCCGACAACGACCTGTTCTTCAAGGACTTCTCTGGCGTTCTCGTCAAGCTGTTCGAGCTCGGTGTTCCTTTTGCTGAGGGCAGCGAGAACAACCGATGGACCTTCAAGTCCACCAACGCTTAA